From the genome of Ananas comosus cultivar F153 linkage group 16, ASM154086v1, whole genome shotgun sequence, one region includes:
- the LOC109722033 gene encoding UBP1-associated proteins 1C, producing MVWFQCEDCGENLKKPKLPNHFRICSAYKLSCIDCGEIFSQQSVQSHTQCISEAEKYGPKDQGRASHTTQAKPDKPKQNADVDINVGLSSHPPWFCSLCNTTTTSKQTLLLHAEGKKHRAKARAFHASQKQSNAVDSAANEKGIQSYVPSSDSFKPNGLEKIEEHEEKVLVPKEKESTTKRKREDKESDRDMDKNVERQNLCGLNNGEVIQAGESKKPKKRKDHEDKQEESKEITKHKFKWKKIATSILKSNPDQCMKIKKLQKLVVKELRESGLTDDKEHLHELLMDKISTSSRFSIDKKHIKLVGEGGES from the exons atggtgTGGTTCCAGTGCGAGGATTGTGGTGAGAACCTGAAGAAGCCGAAGCTCCCCAACCATTTCCGCATCTGCTCCGCTTACAAG CTCTCGTGCATCGATTGCGGGGAGATCTTCAGCCAACAGAGCGTTCAGAGCCACACCCAGTGCATCTCCGAAGCG GAGAAATATGGTCCCAAGGATCAAGGTAGAGCTTCACATACCACGCAAGCTAAGCCCGACAAGCCTAAGCAAAATGCAGATGTTGACATAAATGTTGGTTTATCTTCACATCCTCCTTGGTTTTGTAG TCTTTGCAATACAACCACTACTAGCAAGCAAACTTTACTGCTGCATGCGGAGGGCAAGAAGCACAGAGCAAAAGCACGAGCTTTTCATGCTTCACAAAAACAATCTAATGCTGTAGATTCAGCTGCAAATGAGAAAGGAATACAAAGTTATGTTCCTAGCAGTGATTCTTTTAAGCCAAATGGTCTTGAGAAGATTGAAGAACATGAGGAAAAAGTGTTGgtcccaaaagaaaaggagagcaccacaaaaagaaagagagaagataaAGAATCAGATCGAGATATGGACAAAAATGTGGAGAGACAAAATTTGTGTGGCTTGAACAATGGGGAAGTGATTCAAGCTGGAGAGTCGAAAAAACCAAAGAAGCGTAAAGATCATGAAGATAAACAGGAGGAAAGTAAGGAAATTACGAAGCATAAATTCAAGTGGAAAAAGATCGCCACTTCAATCTTGAAGTCG AATCCGGATCAGTGTATGAAGATTAAAAAGTTACAAAAGCTTGTGGTGAAGGAACTTCGGGAATCTGGTCTAACTGACGACAAGGAGCATCTTCATGAGCTGTTGATGGACAAG ATAAGTACGAGTTCCCGTTTTTCAATTGATAAGAAGCATATTAAGTTGGTGGGAGAGGGGGGAGAATCATGA
- the LOC109722031 gene encoding probable protein phosphatase 2C 6 isoform X1: MEELSPAAPALFPAPLLENPMEIARLKLITDAAALLPPDPDPAPDPSPATAAAAAEDVELRSIAGSDDDDDDDDAASIGPELSAESPCSIASDSSSVAEELLNSDTPFCEIADAAAKAVGESSGDTMAIGGENDVSAPAVVEPATCRAGGGVRSVFLLDYVPLWGCTSICGRRPEMEDAVVAAPRFFDIPLRLLTSDAVDGLDPCSFRLPAHFFGVYDGHGGAQVANYCRDRIHVALVEELSSIDEGLGTDPVVDFKKQWERAFVDCFEKVDDEVGGKARRANAQSMEEDSDGIGEGPSEPVAPETVGSTAVVAVICSSHIIVANCGDSRAVLCRGKQPVPLSVDHKPNREDEYARIEAGGGKVIQWNGYRVFGVLAMSRSIGDRYLKPWIIPVPEVTIIPRAKDDECLILASDGLWDVISNEEACDVARKRLLVWHKKNGVSSSSSSSSSSSSSSTQQRGGDFTDPAAQSAADCLSKLALQKGSKDNITVIVVDLKAQRKFKAKI; this comes from the exons ATGGAGGAGTTGTcccccgccgcccccgcccTTTTCCCCGCTCCTCTCCTCGAAAACCCCATGGAGATCGCCCGCCTCAAGCTCATCACCGATGCCGCCGCCTTGTTGCCCCCCGATCCCGATCCCGCGCCCGATCCCTCCCCGgcgaccgccgccgccgctgcggagGACGTCGAATTGCGGTCGATCGCCGGGagcgatgacgacgacgacgacgacgatgccGCGTCGATCGGGCCCGAGCTCTCCGCCGAGAGCCCCTGCTCGATTGCTAGCGATTCGAGCAGCGTAGCTGAGGAGCTGCTGAATTCGGACACGCCCTTTTGTGAGATCGCAGATGCCGCAGCCAAAGCTGTTGGTGAGAGTAGCGGTGATACTATGGCGATCGGGGGCGAGAATGATGTCTCGGCCCCTGCTGTGGTGGAGCCGGCTACTTGCCGAGCGGGCGGCGGCGTGCGCAGCGTGTTCCTGCTCGATTACGTGCCGCTTTGGGGCTGCACGTCGATCTGCGGGCGGAGGCCGGAGATGGAGGATGCCGTCGTGGCCGCGCCTCGGTTCTTCGATATACCGCTTCGCTTGCTGACCAGCGATGCCGTCGACGGGCTGGATCCCTGCTCGTTTCGATTGCCCGCCCATTTCTTCGGAGTCTACGACGGCCACGGTGGTGCCCAG GTGGCTAACTATTGTCGCGATCGAATTCATGTCGCATTGGTCGAGGAGCTGAGCAGTATAGATGAAGGTTTAGGAACAGATCCTGTCGTCGATTTTAAGAAGCAGTGGGAGAGGGCCTTCGTCGATTGCTTTGAGAAGGTAGATGATGAGGTCGGAGGGAAAGCGAGGAGAGCGAATGCTCAAAGTATGGAGGAGGATTCCGATGGAATCGGAGAAGGGCCGTCGGAACCTGTTGCGCCGGAGACTGTGGGATCGACAGCTGTCGTTGCTGTTATTTGCTCTTCGCACATTATCGTCGCAAACTGTGGGGATTCGCGAGCTGTTCTTTGCCGCGGCAAGCAACCCGTGCCTCTATCGGTTGATCATAAA CCTAACAGAGAAGATGAGTACGCAAGGATTGAAGCAGGTGGGGGCAAGGTCATACAGTGGAATGGATATCGTGTATTTGGTGTTCTCGCGATGTCACGTTCAATTG GAGACAGATACCTAAAACCATGGATAATTCCAGTACCCGAAGTCACAATTATTCCTCGTGCAAAGGACGATGAGTGTCTTATTCTAGCTAGTGACGGTCTATGGGATGTCATATCAAATGAAGAAGCGTGCGATGTTGCGCGCAAGAGGCTTCTCGTATGGCACAAAAAGAATGGcgtctcttcttcttcttcgtcttcttcttcttcttcttcttcctcaactcAACAGAGAGGGGGCGACTTCACAGACCCCGCTGCCCAATCAGCAGCCGACTGCCTCtcaaagcttgctctccaaAAAGGAAGCAAGGACAACATCACCGTGATTGTTGTCGACCTCAAAGCCCAGCGGAAGTTTAAGGCCAAAATATAA
- the LOC109722031 gene encoding probable protein phosphatase 2C 6 isoform X3 has product MEELSPAAPALFPAPLLENPMEIARLKLITDAAALLPPDPDPAPDPSPATAAAAAEDVELRSIAGSDDDDDDDDAASIGPELSAESPCSIASDSSSVAEELLNSDTPFCEIADAAAKAVGESSGDTMAIGGENDVSAPAVVEPATCRAGGGVRSVFLLDYVPLWGCTSICGRRPEMEDAVVAAPRFFDIPLRLLTSDAVDGLDPCSFRLPAHFFGVYDGHGGAQVANYCRDRIHVALVEELSSIDEGLGTDPVVDFKKQWERAFVDCFEKVDDEVGGKARRANAQSMEEDSDGIGEGPSEPVAPETVGSTAVVAVICSSHIIVANCGDSRAVLCRGKQPVPLSVDHKPNREDEYARIEAGGGKVIQWNGYRVFGVLAMSRSIVSPIRAPSPSLRQIPKTMDNSSTRSHNYSSCKGR; this is encoded by the exons ATGGAGGAGTTGTcccccgccgcccccgcccTTTTCCCCGCTCCTCTCCTCGAAAACCCCATGGAGATCGCCCGCCTCAAGCTCATCACCGATGCCGCCGCCTTGTTGCCCCCCGATCCCGATCCCGCGCCCGATCCCTCCCCGgcgaccgccgccgccgctgcggagGACGTCGAATTGCGGTCGATCGCCGGGagcgatgacgacgacgacgacgacgatgccGCGTCGATCGGGCCCGAGCTCTCCGCCGAGAGCCCCTGCTCGATTGCTAGCGATTCGAGCAGCGTAGCTGAGGAGCTGCTGAATTCGGACACGCCCTTTTGTGAGATCGCAGATGCCGCAGCCAAAGCTGTTGGTGAGAGTAGCGGTGATACTATGGCGATCGGGGGCGAGAATGATGTCTCGGCCCCTGCTGTGGTGGAGCCGGCTACTTGCCGAGCGGGCGGCGGCGTGCGCAGCGTGTTCCTGCTCGATTACGTGCCGCTTTGGGGCTGCACGTCGATCTGCGGGCGGAGGCCGGAGATGGAGGATGCCGTCGTGGCCGCGCCTCGGTTCTTCGATATACCGCTTCGCTTGCTGACCAGCGATGCCGTCGACGGGCTGGATCCCTGCTCGTTTCGATTGCCCGCCCATTTCTTCGGAGTCTACGACGGCCACGGTGGTGCCCAG GTGGCTAACTATTGTCGCGATCGAATTCATGTCGCATTGGTCGAGGAGCTGAGCAGTATAGATGAAGGTTTAGGAACAGATCCTGTCGTCGATTTTAAGAAGCAGTGGGAGAGGGCCTTCGTCGATTGCTTTGAGAAGGTAGATGATGAGGTCGGAGGGAAAGCGAGGAGAGCGAATGCTCAAAGTATGGAGGAGGATTCCGATGGAATCGGAGAAGGGCCGTCGGAACCTGTTGCGCCGGAGACTGTGGGATCGACAGCTGTCGTTGCTGTTATTTGCTCTTCGCACATTATCGTCGCAAACTGTGGGGATTCGCGAGCTGTTCTTTGCCGCGGCAAGCAACCCGTGCCTCTATCGGTTGATCATAAA CCTAACAGAGAAGATGAGTACGCAAGGATTGAAGCAGGTGGGGGCAAGGTCATACAGTGGAATGGATATCGTGTATTTGGTGTTCTCGCGATGTCACGTTCAATTG TTTCACCTATCCGAGCTCCCAGTCCATCTCT GAGACAGATACCTAAAACCATGGATAATTCCAGTACCCGAAGTCACAATTATTCCTCGTGCAAAGGACGATGA
- the LOC109722031 gene encoding probable protein phosphatase 2C 6 isoform X2 produces MEELSPAAPALFPAPLLENPMEIARLKLITDAAALLPPDPDPAPDPSPATAAAAAEDVELRSIAGSDDDDDDDDAASIGPELSAESPCSIASDSSSVAEELLNSDTPFCEIADAAAKAVGESSGDTMAIGGENDVSAPAVVEPATCRAGGGVRSVFLLDYVPLWGCTSICGRRPEMEDAVVAAPRFFDIPLRLLTSDAVDGLDPCSFRLPAHFFGVYDGHGGAQVANYCRDRIHVALVEELSSIDEGLGTDPVVDFKKQWERAFVDCFEKVDDEVGGKARRANAQSMEEDSDGIGEGPSEPVAPETVGSTAVVAVICSSHIIVANCGDSRAVLCRGKQPVPLSVDHKPNREDEYARIEAGGGKVIQWNGYRVFGVLAMSRSIVSPIRAPSPSLYVCESLVQLSQTHNIKQNYGDVSFSTRQIPKTMDNSSTRSHNYSSCKGR; encoded by the exons ATGGAGGAGTTGTcccccgccgcccccgcccTTTTCCCCGCTCCTCTCCTCGAAAACCCCATGGAGATCGCCCGCCTCAAGCTCATCACCGATGCCGCCGCCTTGTTGCCCCCCGATCCCGATCCCGCGCCCGATCCCTCCCCGgcgaccgccgccgccgctgcggagGACGTCGAATTGCGGTCGATCGCCGGGagcgatgacgacgacgacgacgacgatgccGCGTCGATCGGGCCCGAGCTCTCCGCCGAGAGCCCCTGCTCGATTGCTAGCGATTCGAGCAGCGTAGCTGAGGAGCTGCTGAATTCGGACACGCCCTTTTGTGAGATCGCAGATGCCGCAGCCAAAGCTGTTGGTGAGAGTAGCGGTGATACTATGGCGATCGGGGGCGAGAATGATGTCTCGGCCCCTGCTGTGGTGGAGCCGGCTACTTGCCGAGCGGGCGGCGGCGTGCGCAGCGTGTTCCTGCTCGATTACGTGCCGCTTTGGGGCTGCACGTCGATCTGCGGGCGGAGGCCGGAGATGGAGGATGCCGTCGTGGCCGCGCCTCGGTTCTTCGATATACCGCTTCGCTTGCTGACCAGCGATGCCGTCGACGGGCTGGATCCCTGCTCGTTTCGATTGCCCGCCCATTTCTTCGGAGTCTACGACGGCCACGGTGGTGCCCAG GTGGCTAACTATTGTCGCGATCGAATTCATGTCGCATTGGTCGAGGAGCTGAGCAGTATAGATGAAGGTTTAGGAACAGATCCTGTCGTCGATTTTAAGAAGCAGTGGGAGAGGGCCTTCGTCGATTGCTTTGAGAAGGTAGATGATGAGGTCGGAGGGAAAGCGAGGAGAGCGAATGCTCAAAGTATGGAGGAGGATTCCGATGGAATCGGAGAAGGGCCGTCGGAACCTGTTGCGCCGGAGACTGTGGGATCGACAGCTGTCGTTGCTGTTATTTGCTCTTCGCACATTATCGTCGCAAACTGTGGGGATTCGCGAGCTGTTCTTTGCCGCGGCAAGCAACCCGTGCCTCTATCGGTTGATCATAAA CCTAACAGAGAAGATGAGTACGCAAGGATTGAAGCAGGTGGGGGCAAGGTCATACAGTGGAATGGATATCGTGTATTTGGTGTTCTCGCGATGTCACGTTCAATTG TTTCACCTATCCGAGCTCCCAGTCCATCTCTGTACGTATGCGAATCTCTTGTGCAATTATCCCAAACTCATAATATAAAGCAGAATTACGGCGACGTGTCTTTCTCTAC GAGACAGATACCTAAAACCATGGATAATTCCAGTACCCGAAGTCACAATTATTCCTCGTGCAAAGGACGATGA